The Callospermophilus lateralis isolate mCalLat2 chromosome 3, mCalLat2.hap1, whole genome shotgun sequence genome has a segment encoding these proteins:
- the Raly gene encoding RNA-binding protein Raly isoform X1, with protein MSLKIQTSNVTNKNDPKSINSRVFIGNLNTAVVKKSDVETIFSKYGRVAGCSVHKGYAFVQYANERHARAAVLGENGRVLAGQTLDINMAGEPKPNRPKGLKRAASAIYSGYSFGYDYYQDNFYDRLFDYRGRLSPVPVPRAVPVKRPRVTVPLVRRVKTTIPVKLFARSTAITTGSAKIKLKSSELQTIKTELTQIKSNIDALLGRLEQIAEEQKANPDGKKKNDSNSSSGGGGGGGGGGGGGGGGSGCGGGSGSGGGGGSGSGSGSGSSSGNISRPPAPQEDAVSEAGTPQGETQTRDDGDEEGLLTHSEEELEHSQDTDAEDGALQ; from the exons ATGTCCTTGAAAATCCAGACAAGCAATGTAACCAACAAGAATGACCCCAAGTCCATCAACTCTCGGGTCTTCATTGGAAACCTCAACACAGCTGTGGTGAAGAAGTCTGATGTGGAGACCATCTTCTCCAAGTATGGCCGTGTGGCCGGCTGTTCGGTGCACAAGGGCTATGCCTTTGTCCAGTATGCCAATGAGCGCCATGCCCGGGCAGCTGTGCTGGGAGAGAATGGGAGGGTGCTGGCTGGGCAGACTCTGG ACATCAACATGGCTGGAGAACCTAAGCCCAATAGACCCAAAGGGCTAAAGAGGGCAGCATCTGCCATATACAG TGGCTACAGCTTTGGCTATGATTACTACCAGGACAACTTCTATGACAG gctttttgactaCCGTGGCCGCCTGTCACCTGTGCCAGTACCCAGGGCAGTCCCTGTGAAGCGACCCCGGGTCACAGTACCTTTGGTCCGTCGTGTCAAAACTACCATACCTGTCAAGCTCTTTGCTCGTTCTACAGCCATCACCACTGGCTCAGCCAAGATCAAGT TAAAGAGCAGTGAGCTGCAGACCATCAAGACAGAGCTGACGCAGATCAAGTCCAACATCGATGCCCTTTTGGGCCGCTTGGAGCAAATTGCTGAGGAGCAAAAGGCCAACCCAG ATGGCAAGAAGAAGAATGACAGTAACAGCAGCAGTGGTGGTGGCGGTGGCGGTGGCGGtggcggcggtggcggcggcggcggcagtggCTGTGGCGGCGGCAGCGGTAGTGGCGGTGGCGGTGGCAGCGGTAGTGGCAGCGGCAGTGGCAGTAGCAGTGGCAACATCAGCCGGCCACCAGCCCCCCAAGAGGATGCAGTTTCTGAGGCAGGCACGCCTCAGGGAGAAACCCAGACTCGAGATGATGGCGACGAGGAGGGCCTGCTGACACATAGCGAGGAAGAATTG GAGCACAGCCAGGACACAGATGCGGAGGATGGGGCCTTGCAGTAA
- the Raly gene encoding RNA-binding protein Raly isoform X2: protein MSLKIQTSNVTNKNDPKSINSRVFIGNLNTAVVKKSDVETIFSKYGRVAGCSVHKGYAFVQYANERHARAAVLGENGRVLAGQTLDINMAGEPKPNRPKGLKRAASAIYRLFDYRGRLSPVPVPRAVPVKRPRVTVPLVRRVKTTIPVKLFARSTAITTGSAKIKLKSSELQTIKTELTQIKSNIDALLGRLEQIAEEQKANPDGKKKNDSNSSSGGGGGGGGGGGGGGGGSGCGGGSGSGGGGGSGSGSGSGSSSGNISRPPAPQEDAVSEAGTPQGETQTRDDGDEEGLLTHSEEELEHSQDTDAEDGALQ, encoded by the exons ATGTCCTTGAAAATCCAGACAAGCAATGTAACCAACAAGAATGACCCCAAGTCCATCAACTCTCGGGTCTTCATTGGAAACCTCAACACAGCTGTGGTGAAGAAGTCTGATGTGGAGACCATCTTCTCCAAGTATGGCCGTGTGGCCGGCTGTTCGGTGCACAAGGGCTATGCCTTTGTCCAGTATGCCAATGAGCGCCATGCCCGGGCAGCTGTGCTGGGAGAGAATGGGAGGGTGCTGGCTGGGCAGACTCTGG ACATCAACATGGCTGGAGAACCTAAGCCCAATAGACCCAAAGGGCTAAAGAGGGCAGCATCTGCCATATACAG gctttttgactaCCGTGGCCGCCTGTCACCTGTGCCAGTACCCAGGGCAGTCCCTGTGAAGCGACCCCGGGTCACAGTACCTTTGGTCCGTCGTGTCAAAACTACCATACCTGTCAAGCTCTTTGCTCGTTCTACAGCCATCACCACTGGCTCAGCCAAGATCAAGT TAAAGAGCAGTGAGCTGCAGACCATCAAGACAGAGCTGACGCAGATCAAGTCCAACATCGATGCCCTTTTGGGCCGCTTGGAGCAAATTGCTGAGGAGCAAAAGGCCAACCCAG ATGGCAAGAAGAAGAATGACAGTAACAGCAGCAGTGGTGGTGGCGGTGGCGGTGGCGGtggcggcggtggcggcggcggcggcagtggCTGTGGCGGCGGCAGCGGTAGTGGCGGTGGCGGTGGCAGCGGTAGTGGCAGCGGCAGTGGCAGTAGCAGTGGCAACATCAGCCGGCCACCAGCCCCCCAAGAGGATGCAGTTTCTGAGGCAGGCACGCCTCAGGGAGAAACCCAGACTCGAGATGATGGCGACGAGGAGGGCCTGCTGACACATAGCGAGGAAGAATTG GAGCACAGCCAGGACACAGATGCGGAGGATGGGGCCTTGCAGTAA